TTGATCCAAAATAAAATTTAGAGAATATCCTTGCATAAATGAGAACCTGGGAGTGGCAATCAGATGACAGGGGATTGTGTTTATTTGGTGTTAAATAGGTCATATACGTAAGTAATCCTAAAATCTACAGTGCTTGGTCACTTTTTATTCCCCACCCTCCAATTTCACTGAGATGAGAGTAAGAGAGGATGCTCTGTGATCTAATGATTAGGAGTCAGGAAACtaaattctgttcctggctctgccattggctcACTCTGTTACCTAGGGAAGCCACTTAACTTCGCTCAGTTTTTCTGTCTGTCatatggggataataatgcttactacatttgtaaagtgctttgagaaatTTGCCCTTGAAAAGCATTTCAGGCTATGTCCCTTCTCTTCACAATCTAATGGAAGTGCTAGATAAGTGCAAGgtattagtatttattttattaatgaacCGGGCACTATCGTCTGAATGGATAATTTGAGATCAATATAATACAAGTTAATGGTGGACATTGTTATCTGAATCATCGCCTAATTTATACTTTGTGCCTATGACACAGCTCTGGTTGCTTTTACATTAACATTTAAATGCATACCATAAATCACTTACAATAATACAATGTCAACAAGACTTATTTTAGTCTGTCCTCTCCTCCGAACACGTCCTCACAAGAAAAGCCTCTGTAGGTAGATAGGTTTTGCGGCATGTCCTGTATAGTAGCAAACTTGGCTTCTATCCAGTCCAGGGATAGAGCAAATTTGAGAGACATGGAGCTGCACAAAGAACCTGTAGATGTACAAATCAGCTCAAGCCCCCAAGATGATCTCTACTGTTGGACTAAGAGTATAACTGAGCTGTTGATTAGAGCATTTAAACAGATGGGTTTTTAAATTCTGTTCCTCCAAAGTAAGTGTGGTGTTTAACAAACCACCAATTGTGTTTTACTTTCTTCCTCCATCTCAGGGCACAGATCTCTCTCCATCACATTATGAGAAAGCAGTTCTCTGGATTGCAGAATTGAGCTCCCAGTTCCAGTTTTACTCTGAAACGTTTGCCTTGGCTATCAACATTCTTAACCGGTTTTTGGCATCAGTAAAGGTAGAGATTCTCTTTGGAAGCTTTcttttatgattttattattaACCAGGGCTGCCGCGAATATTTAATTAGGATTCAGTTTGTACACAAATCTAGCTGGACTGTAGGTATTTCAGAATCACTCCGATAGTGAACCTCTAGAAAGCACAGAACTCAGATAGCAATCAAGGCCCTGGCACGTGTTAAACTTTAAGTCAGTAGGACATAAGTAGGAGCTTAATTTAAGTACATACTTGAGTGCTGTCCTAAATAGGGATTCCCCCTGAATTATAATTCAAATGTAGTTATAAACATGAAGACTTTGTGTTCGTGCAACTACGTTTCACCACTATTTTACACAAACTACGGTCCCGATGGCTCTGCCTttggaaatcagtggcaaaatttccCATTGGCTTCTGTGTCAACAGGACAGGACCCTATCTTATGTATTATTACTCAGAGTCATAATCGGCATCAGGCAAAGGTTCAAATCTAGTATACAGTACCCACcaatttacaataaataaatggaaTCATCACATTCTGACTGGTAGCACTGCAGGTTAGGGCTGACTGTATTGCATGATCTAAGAACGGAATGCCGTGATACCTGCACTCAGGAGGGGATTCCTTCCATTGTAATTTTTCATGTCTTTGCTTTGTTTGAACATCAAATTATCCTTTACTAATAGGAACTTCAATTTAGGTCGAAGTAGTTTTAATGCAAAGTAAAGGTGAAGATTTGGGCCTCTCTGTCTGAATGACCATTGTTTATTTTCATCTAGAACGTTGTCTTCTATGCTCAGTGTTTTGCTCTTTCCCCTTCAGGCACAAGTAAAATACCTTCGGTGCATAGCAGTTACCTGCCTCGTCCTTGCAGCAAAAACCAATGAAGAAGATGAggtctgtttgttttatttaaatacagtaaATCAACTTCTGGTCATTCTTGGAAGCCATTCATGTTTCCAGGCTTTTACCAATTTATCCTCTTTGTCCTTTGGTTAGCTAACCTGTAAAGTGGGAACAATAACACTTGTCTTGTCTTGATATTGCTTAACCATCATTTGGAAAGTGTAATGAGTCCCTTGAATGAAAGATGTATATTATTAAAGCTCTGTCCTTCACTTGTGCTCCAGTGATGGGAAATTGGGAGATTAAGGAAGCCAAGACAGGGTAATAGTTCTTCAAAGGAAGGTTAGACGGTATGTATTTTCCTGAGGGTAGAAGATGTGGCTTGACTTCTATCCAATTAAGTTTGGAGCAGATAACTCAAACATGGGTTGGTTCCCAGTCCATTCATTAAACACTTAAATCAGCAACTGCTTACCTGAAAAGAGATAATCTCTGTGAGATAATTACCCAGTTATAATCATGTGGCTAAAACCTCTCGCAGCATTTTGAAAGCACACCTCAAAAATCATGTAAACCATTTTGAACTAGTTCCATTTCAAatttggagttaaaaaaaaatcgaaGGCTTGCAATAATAGCGCAAAATTGCCTTTGAAGAGCATAGACCGCATCCTCTCCTCTTCGTTATCTAAATGTGGCCaaagcttttatttttcaaactgtAATGAAAGGAGAAGAGCTCTGGGCTCAAGACCTTTTTAAAGGTCATGAAGTAGAAGAACGCGGTATTGTAAATGCTGGAGTCAGAAGTGTGTTTCTCCTTGAACATGTCAACATCCTTGAAGTGCTCTGCAGAGATGCTCATAAGCCTTCACACAATACATACCGTAAGGTTGTGCTTTGCAATATTTTCCCAGTGTACAGGAGAAGTTGAGTCATTGGCCACAGGAAATAAGATAACCACAAATAAAGAAAAAGCACCGAGAAACAGGCTAGCAGGAGGCTTCAGAGAGACCGTCACAACAGCAAAATAATAAGGCTGGGGAAGCAGTGCTCTTGAATCTCGAATTTCATATTAAACAGGGTCACATTCCCTCTTGGTGTTGTCAGGAGGTATTTAGAAATCGGGTAACCTGAATTTAAACAATTCTTGGCTCCTCAAGGCACCCATGTGTTAATCAGATCCCTTTGCACGCACAGACAACAAAAGGTCACGCACAACGTTGTGTAGTAAGGTggcttctttattattattattcttttcaaTTTTCACAGGTAATACCATCAGTGAAGAAGCTTGCAGTGCAGAGTGGTTGTAAATGCTCTCCAGCTGAGATTTTGAGAATGGAAAGAATTATACTAGATAAGCTTCACTGGGATCTTTACACAGCTACACCTATGGATTTCTTAAACATTGTAAGCACTAAGAATTTTGCAAAAGTCTAAACCAGTTTTGTTTCTCATTT
Above is a genomic segment from Natator depressus isolate rNatDep1 chromosome 8, rNatDep2.hap1, whole genome shotgun sequence containing:
- the CCNI2 gene encoding cyclin-I2, giving the protein MKCTGSSECQRLPFLLEDALTREARNWKVPVFWNFTLKGTDLSPSHYEKAVLWIAELSSQFQFYSETFALAINILNRFLASVKAQVKYLRCIAVTCLVLAAKTNEEDEVIPSVKKLAVQSGCKCSPAEILRMERIILDKLHWDLYTATPMDFLNIVSTKNFAKV